A region of the Phoenix dactylifera cultivar Barhee BC4 chromosome 10, palm_55x_up_171113_PBpolish2nd_filt_p, whole genome shotgun sequence genome:
TATAGGGgtagcaatcgggtcgggtcagacataaacaggtcgggtcagatacAAATCGGGTCAGAAAATTataaacctgaacctgacctgtttattaaacaggtcagaaattacaacctgaacctgacctgtttattaaacaggtaacccgacccgacccgtttaacctgtttaataaacaggtaacctgtttgcccaacccaacccgacctgtttaacctgtttagcccAACCCATCCTAACCCgatctgtttaacctgtttacctgacccgacccgacctgtttaacatgTTTGCAGTAATTAAGAAAATTAGTTGAAAAAAAGATTGCTTGCCCCTTTTTGTTTCCTTTAGgctttaatttttgttttctttaggaTTTAATCTGTTTCCTTTAGCAAAGTATATCTCTGAACAATATGCATGGTTACCAACATAGATATAGGACTGCCTGCATCTTAAACTTTCTTATGAACTTTCATGTTCTTTTTGTTCACTTTTTCTTGGCATACCAAAAGCACTAGAATAAATTAGCTCTAGCATGCAACAGAATGTTAAACATGTGCAGACATTAGACATTGCAAATGTTTGGAAGTGATAATCTGCAGAGTTGAGTTAATAACTGCAGCTTAAATAAAAGGAGAACATCATTGCAGCAAAGTGCAAAAGAGTGCACATATGACACAAGGTTTGAAACCTTTTACATATATCTGTAATTCTGTATAGGAATTTTCATAAGTCAAACCATGTAGCAACATCATGGTCTGAGAGATAATAATAAGAATGGCCACGAAGCAGTAGTGCCTCCAAATTATCTTCATCTTGTTTAAGTATGTATCCAGTCTCTGAAATAGCACTTGAGTAGTCTTTCAATGTTAACAACAATTTCACCTTGAGAATTTTTGCCTGCAAAGGACACGCTTCACTGAAGTAAGGTTGCAGCTTATTGGTACAATCTCTATCTAATTTAACAAGCACAGACAAACATCAGTAATCCATAAATGGTACCCGTAAGCATCCTGGAGAAAAGACAAGGACAATTTTGTCAATATAATCCAAAgcttttgaaaatcatgaaaggCATCTGAGATACATGAGAGGTTAGTGAAGCAACAAATGTAAATCATGAAAGGCATCTGAGATACATGAGAGGTTAGTGAAGCAGCAAATATAAATCATAAGATTTAGAGGCACAGAAAGTGCTGAAACAACAATATGCAGTAGAGACCCATGCAACACAGTTTAGTTTGCTTTATGAGCAGAAGCAACTCACATAATATGATAGAAGAAAGAAATGTAGTGGACCAGTAATATACAGAACCTACCCCAGTGACACTAGCACATAGCATGTAATCCACACCAGAATCTTAGAAACAAAGTGACCAAACATAACAAGTTAAACTGATTTGACCGAGGGACACAAATGGCATAACAAACAAACAGCATAACAAGCCTAAATTACAACAGTATAACCACAATGAATCAAGAACACaacaaagataaaaaataaaaacaacaagACACAACAATAACTAAGGCGACACTTATCCATAAAATTGAGATGGTCTCTGTTAATGCAATAAGGAGCAATCCTTCAGCAACATCTATGCATGGAAGAGGTCCAAAAGacagaaaaaggaaagatttcACAGAGGGAATTACTACTATAATATTATCTGCAAGACACAGAGAATAAACCAGAGGCCAAACTTAAGAACTTTCTCAGGGGAAAAAGGAGCCAAATTTAACAACAACCAACAAAACCAACCTCCACAAATACAAGTTTCAAAGACCACGCATGTTGAAGAAAAATCGACCAGCAACCACAAGGCGGTATGGAATTTCATTGATCTCTGCTCTCAAGGAATAAACAAAGCagtacttcaaatcaaacaacagATAATGTTCTCACATAGTTGATAGGTCAGCTAAAGGATTTAGTGCTATCCTTGGGGTAGCAGTATGCTCAAGAAAATACCGTATGACACTTAAATAATTTCAAATGGAAATTAAAACCCCGTCTTGTGCTCATGCTACCAAATCTCTGAAAATTCCAAACAGCGccaggcaaaaagcacaccTTTTACCAAATTAGTATTACAGTGTAGACATTCACAAACATGAGGTAGATGATAAGCTTATTTAAGATCCAAGTAAATAGACTTGCTTTCGGCAATGAGAGAGATCCAGCTAATTCCAGGAGCTTCCACCTGAAAGCCagcaaatatatttattaatttaataaaaagaagtCGATGAATAGGatcagcattttttttaaaaaaaacagtaTCTTGGTCATTTTATCAAgttgtcaaaaaaaaagaagcaaatagTCGATCTTCTTAAATCCTTCCTGAATGCTACTACGTTGGAGATTGAAATCAAATGTATGGATTTTAAACCCGGGTAAAAAAATAAGTAACATTGCAATATTGCatataaaaagagagagaaagaaaatcgAAGATTTAACTCCGGAAAATGGATGGATGAAATCACCTCTCCTATCCAAGAAACGGTTCTCAACTCTGTTTTCTGGGCTGATCCGCCGTCCGATCTGACGATCATAGGGTTCCAAGCTCTCACTCCACCGAAGAAAGAAGCCGGAATCGGAGAACACCGAGGACCAGAAGAGCAACAACTTCACAAAGAGGAAAAAAGGTAACGAAGCTCTCACTTCATCGGAAGAACTGCTGATCCAAAAGAAAATCTTCAGAACCTTgtgaataaaaatataaatcaagTGAGAAATCCTTGCAAAACTTGCTTAACCTAGATCGATTGAaaccaaaaacaaaagaaaaggaaaataaaaaattggggCAGCAGCGAAATTATGAGAACATTAAAATACTAACTACGGCGATCTTCCCCTCCTAACCGCGGCAATCTTCGTCTTCCCCTCCTCTCAGACTCGGGGCGATCTTCTTCCCCTCCTAACTGCGGCGATCTTCCCCTCCTCTCAGACTCGCGTGCTCGGTGCTTCCAACTCCAAGCTCTCACATGACACGGCCGCATGGCTGCACAGCGCACGGGGAATAGAAAAGGGTTAGGGACCTAGGGTTTGTGAGGACTCCTAGTGATTATAAACCACCTGATCTTAGATGGACGGCAGCAGCTCAATTACAatctaaacgggttaaacgggtcaagaCATTTCaaacccgtatccgacctaattaataaacaggttaaacgggtcaacctgtttacgacccgaacctgtttaggccagacccgaacctgtttatggcgggtcgaacgcaggtcgggttggcgggtcgggtcatactTTGCCACCCCTATCTGAGTATCATTGCAGTTAGCACTTAGCTGTTTGTAAAATTGATTCTAATTGTGATAAATGGTGGTTGTTATCATATATTTTTTCACTGTGTGCACATGTGTAGTGTGTTTATTTAGAGGATTTTGGCCTGTTGAATGTGTAAACAGTGTAATCGTATAGGCCATTTTCACTCTATGGTGGATTAGTTACAATACAGCAACCATCAGATGTGCGTTTATGTGTTAACAAACCTTGAATCACCTTCTGGACTTTCTCCTTACTGTTTGAGAGACCTTGTTTGTGAATTGCTCTCAATTTTATTTTTCCAAATCTCTGTGCAAAATTGCTATAACTAACCATTACTAACATGTCAGTGAAACTTAATGACCTAATTGTCATCATCTGCATTGGAAAGTTCTCATATCTAACCAGAACATAAAGCTTTTGTTTGCTTCCATAATGCTCCTTCAAATTGCTGTCTCAGGTGCCAATTTTGAAGAGATGCCTGGGGTTTCATCATTCTGGTTaccttttaccttttttttagaaaaaagaaattcaaGGCTCTCATCACCTACTCCTGCTCTATTATAGAGTTCCAACATCAGCTGCTTGCTTCCTGTCCTCTGCACCTGTTCTGTTGAACCAAACCAACACTCTTTTGTTTGAttcttatttatgttacaaattgtAAATGCATCTTAGTTGATTGTTCCATTTTGTATTCTTTTTTCAAACAGTTCGAAAGTTGAATCTGAGTTTGCTTGGGCTCATCAATCATGCTGCATCCCTTCATTCATTTCTCTAGAGCTTTTATGTGCACTTTTCTTGTTGCCTTTATATCCCTGTACTTGGAGTCTTCAAGAGTTTCTTGCTTCCCATTTCTTTGGGATTCTGTAACTTGTTTTTGCTGACGTAGTTCATGAAATAAAGATTATTTATGTTGTCAAGTTTATAGGATGCAAggattcacctttttttttcaatgttaTAAATCTACTATCTTATGTCCTTTCTCTTTTGTGCCTTTATCTCAAGCATTTCACTTCAAATTATTTGCCAGAGGCAATTGCTCTAATATGCTATCTTGCTATTGCAAATTGGAATGCATCTATTCTGCCACTCAGCTGGtaattcctctacttcagcatATCTACAGATGGTGGTGGTTTTCATTTCTAGTTCTAGGGCACCCGTCAAAACCCATACGGCCCCCAGAGAGGCATGAGAGTTCCTTTTTAGTCCAAGACATGTTTGCATTAGTTTATGGGGGAACCACTAAGCATTTCATGTAGCCCTTGTTTATtcttgttcatcctatcctgtATTGACTGCTGCCTGTAGCTTATGCTGTGAAAAACCTTAAAAGTTTCACTCTCATTGTGAATCTTGGCCTTTATACATTCATTAGACTTGCAGCACCTTTTGTATCTGCTTGACGTATTTGAAGGTCTTGATCATCCCTGAGCTGACTGCCAAGCATACTATTTTTGTATTGGCATTTTTTAGGGAACAGTGGAGGAAAGAATGGAAGCTGTGCAGGCACGAAAACAAAGGCTGATCTCTGGGGCCCTAACCGATCAGGAAGTTCGCACTGCACGCATAGAAGAACTGAAAATGCTCTTCACTTAGAAGTTCAGAAGGAGATATTACCATCCTTCAGCATCTGAACATATTGTAGATGCTGAGCTGTTGTTTCTTTGATGGGTTCATAACTGCAGTACTGGTATACAGCGATTGGTCATCAGGCAAGCTTGTGTGCAAGCTTTGTTGATAGATAGATATTGATGGGTGGTGGAGGCTAATGTGCGGGCTCCATAGCATCAGCATCCTGATTTTCTCAATCAGTTTAGTTGTTAGTGCTGTATGTGTTGCCTCCAGTCTTCTGCTTCCGGATTCCGCCATTGCCAACATGCATGGGCAAAGCACTGTGGCAGCCATTTGGTTTTGTAAAAAGCGCGAAATATCTGTGAAAGCTTTAGGCAAGTTTTGTATTATGAAATGCTTTTCCAAACACTTACAGGCAGGTTCCAGAGCCCCTGTAAACATGAATGACATCAATGGGGACAATTGGGTTGCAACTCCCTTGTTGCCAATTTACATGAACCGAGTAATTTGATAGAAATGGAAGTGGGCCAATACAATATCCTTTTAGTTGCTGAGACTTGAAATTGATATGGATGTTGGATGTATATGAAGCATATCTCTGTGCGAGTGCTTGTCTGATATTGGTGGTATATGAAAAAGTTTGATGGGGATTATTTTGTTGTTTGGTTGACCCCACAATAAGAATTTGGAGACAGGAATGGCTGGCGAAGGTGATTACATAGTAAAACGTCTCATGCTGGTAATCACGCAGAGCGGCCGACTTCGACTGTGGTGGTAGGCACAACAGGTGCATATGAACGAAAGGACGAGTTACATTTGTGAGTACCACCGCATCCTGCTACCATCCACATTTTTCCTTTTGGAGGAGCCCGTTCTACTATCTATTAGCAGTTATACTTGGAAGATTTGGGTGGTCCCAATACGTGGCGCATGTCCAATGTGGGGCTGGACTCACCTCGCACGACTTTGTCAGCTGTGTAGCTCACTCGAATTTAAATTTATGGTGTGACCGGAATTAGGCGCGTTCAGCTAATCTAGACTTGTTGGTTCGGCTTAGTTATAACTGAcataaaaaatcatcaatattgaATATTTCAGGCAATTTTTGATTTATAAATTCTGTAGCAGATTTACACTACACTTTTTCAGCGGCTGGTAAACACGCTCCTAAATAACCTGGTATTGCTTTAAAGCAGATTACTTTAATCTGTCACCTTTCTAGGACATCattatttattaaatttaaTTTGGTGGGATAATTCTgttaaaatattttgaaaatctAGGAAGCATCCATCCAGCAATTTCTTCCCGTTTGGAAATAAAGTTGTGGTAgtgctttttttttgtggttgcAGCAGGAGGTCGCAGGATTTCATTAACAAGGAAACATGCAACATAACAattagagaggagagagaaagggaagaaTGGCTTTGGGGTGAGTAAGTCCTTGTTCGCGCCTTTGCCGGCGAACTAGTCAGTCTAAAGAAAAGATGAGCTTTTAGAGATCTAGTGAGGAAAATTATTCCAGAAGATAATTGAGTCTGCCTAAGAGTGGCAATTTACAGTATCCAGATTATGAGCAAGAGAAGCTTCGGCAGCGAGTATGAGGTCGTCAGCAAATAGGAGATTGGAAATAACAGGTGCATAGGTGTTTGTTTGTGCGATCATAACAAATATCAAACGTAAGATGCAGGCTGACTGCTTTGAGGGGATGACGCATTAATCGGAGTGGGGGGAGGGCGAACAAAGGTGGAGCGAGCGCGCCATTTAGACGTCGATCCGCTCCCCAACGTTGATTGTGGGCAAGACGGGCCGGGTGGGGTCCTTGAGCCCAGCCCTTGTGTACGCGGCCAGCGAAAAGGGAGCCCACAAGCCCAGCCAGGCGCGGCGCTCCGCGCTCCTCCCTCTCAATTCCTAATTCCTAATTCCTAAATTCTTGGTGGGACGGGAGACCCCAGCAGCCCGAGGCCTTTCGTTTCCGTCGTCGTCCTCTTTCCTCTCCTCCGCTGTTCCGCTTGGTTAGGTTTAGAGCCGCAATAGCAAACAGCTTGCGCTCCCTCGATTCAGATGGATCATCCTCCcaaggaggcggcggcggcggcggcggcggcggcggccccGGCACCGGCTCCGGCTCCTACCACCAACGTCAACAGTTCGAGTTCAGGTTTAGCAGCCCCCCAAGACCAGGTCCGGCGCGTCTTCTGCACCAAATGCTTCGACGCTCTCTGGTTCTGCTACTGTACGCACGCAATCTTCCTCctgttccttctctcctctctctctttctttctctccgtATTTCTAGATCTCTGTCTGTCTGAATGCTTCTTCGCTGCTCGTTGGGCGGTTATATGCTTGTCCGTTCCCGATCCAATGGTtgtaggaaagaaaaagaagggggggAGTTATTGGGATGGCAGAGCGAAATCGCTGGATTCCATACATTGCTTTTTTACGTGTTAGTTCATCTCAAATCGACCGTCCGGATCTTGAAAAGAGACGAGGGCGAGCTATAACAGCGCAGGCTTGTGATGGATGGATCGCATTGCCTGCTCTCTGTTGCAACTATACATGTTCCCGATTTGAGGTCCCCAAAGATGGTGGATGTCCCTAGAAATTGAGCGTCTATCTCTGACTCTGATATCAACATCTTTTGTCTGCCCCAGAGCTCAAGGTGGCGGTGCCCTTTTTCATTGCATCTGCTTCGGAACAACAACTTATGTACCCATCTTTAGGCCCCCTCTCCAATTTCAATTTTCGACGATTGAGTAAGCAAGGATGCCGCTGCATGCCGCTCAACTATTTGTTTTATCTCTTCCTCCTATGCAATGGCGGCAGCGATGAGAATGAGGTGCTcgtagcagttctagtgggatCGGGCTGTATTGCATGCCTTAGCTGTTGCCTCATGGATTCCTTCTAGTGGTATGGAGCTTACATTGTAGTGGGGGCTGAGATCAAACCTCATCTCATGGATTCCTTCTGGTGGCCTGATTCTGATCTCTGCCTTTATACTGCTTTGTATTCCTTTAGCTGTTGCCTTCGTCAACATTTCTGTCTCAGCTGACATGGGTACGAGATAAGTCCCATCGGGTTTATATCAATTTAGTTTCAGAATTTGGGATTGCCAAATGTGTTCCAGTTTGCATCAACTAACAAGTCACTCGTCGTAAACGGCCCATTTAGTCATGGATATGGAGCTGTGCCATGCTCATGTGCTAAATGACAAAAGGGCCCGGtatttcttatggatggatatGCCAGGAAATAATCTTTTCTCAGTTTGCAGCCCCATGGTTGCTAGGGATTGAAAACCTTATAACTTTAGTCAAGCAAAAACTTACATTACAAGCCTCAGAAATTTGGAACTGACTTGTAGCTACTACTGATTTTGACATTCTAATGAAACTGATGCATTTCTATTACATCATCTTGGCAGAAACTGTACCCTTAAACAAGAAATAGTTCATAGAACATTCACTTCGTGATGACTTACATGTTTGTTTTACCTTTTTATACAACactatatataaaatttttttgatgGAATAATAGGAGGGTCTAATGATGACCCACCGTCCTTCCAAATTTTttgactatttttttttcttctgtatttttgttactaatttctttcttacttatgtttttgctgtggaagggAAAAAAAGGCAGGGCGGGGGCTGAGATTTGTAGGTAGTTAGCTTATGCGAAGAGCTTGTCATCTCTTAGCAGTTCATGATGGTCCAAACTATACTAGAAGTTTTCATTTGTGGATTTTTTTCTTTAGTTCATTTAGCAACACCCATGCTATAAATAGAATCATTGAAGTTTTCTGATACTCAGTTCTTACTCAGACACCTTTTTTGTTACTTTTGTCCTTTTAACTAGTTCAGACATGCGTGTATGCATGCacagagagggagggggggggggggggggggggggcgctaGATCCAAGCTTTGCTGGATTTGAGGATTCACTTCAATGACTTTGGCTATGATTAACTCGAGCTTTTTCCTACGCTTTGCCCTAAATGGAATTTTGACTTCTGATTGATATCATCATAGATCAGATCTGCATTTTGTGGATTCAGAGTGCGTTGATAGTCATTCTTAGAACTTGGATCGAGTTCTTGTTCAATAAGATGTTGAATCAGTAAGATGTCCAAGAAGCCTTGGAACATGTAAAGAGGTTTCAACGAGCTAAATTTGCACTCATTGGTCTCCTGGGTGATTTTCATGAGAATTGAAGATGTTGGTTGATCTGATCAGACTATTTCTGAGCTATTTACCCTCCTGAAGAAGGATGGGATATGCTAACCATCCTTAAATTTTTGGCAGTTGATGTAATGATCTTTTAAGTGCCAATTCTGAGAGATCATATGGTTATAACTTGAATACAACTACACAAGCACAGAAATCTGGTGATGCAATTGTTGCAAAGTTGATCGAGGAAGATTCAAGAGGCATGGAAGTTTGCAGTGAGCAAAGCAAAGTGGACTGCTCATTATGTTTAAACTTGAGGACTGTGAACGAGTGCAATACTTTTTATGATGTTCTCATCAGTGATGATCCATTGCCTTATTGCATTAGATTGCTAATCTGATGCATCAATATCAATAGTTAAGGTCAGACAATGCCATGATTCAACAATCCAATTTCATGAACGCTTATTGTCGGTTTCCACCATCAAAACTAGGAGAGTCAATAATAGGatgaaaaaaatgttttttgTCAGCTAGATCAAAATGTCAAGTCAAAACAAGTTGAGATAGCTAGTTTATGAAGCTTTGagcatttaatttatttctccAATATAATTTTCAATCGAGGATCACTTTTGTCTGTTATAAACGATTCTGCCATACCTTAATGAGATACAAGGTTGGAAGTGCTACAAAATGCTAATCTGTTTCACTGAACCCTAGTTATAATAGCTTAGAGTGTTGTTGCAGGATTAGGAAATCATGTTTTTTTCCTCTTTAGTTGCTAGGTTTAGTTTGAGGGTTGTGGTTAATTTGGTTTAACCAATGCTTGTGACAAATCTGGATTTCTTATGTTTCTGTTCAAGGCATAGGACAATCCCCATTAATACAATTTAAAGCTTGCGAATGAAATCTTACAAatctttatcttttctttttcttggataCATGATGGATTACATGTCTAGATCTATGCGTTATGGTGTCATGGGCTTGACAATTCATCTCCTGCAGTAGTTGAACCTTGAACCAGTTGAGAAAAAACTTTTTAGTTTAAGATGTGGTTATGAACATGGGTCCTCTTCTCTTTAGATGCTTGTGTGAGTGTGGATGCGCTAAGTGAAGGGTGGTCTCAAGCTCAGTCCTTGttatgaaagtttttttttttttaaaagctcaACATACCCCTATAAATTCTGTTCTGATCTTGGCTCAGAATGTAATGAGAAATGCTCAAGCGATTGGGGCCAAATATTTGACT
Encoded here:
- the LOC120103912 gene encoding uncharacterized protein LOC120103912 isoform X2; translation: MDHPPKEAAAAAAAAAAPAPAPAPTTNVNSSSSGLAAPQDQVRRVFCTKCFDALWFCYSPFHQMQQYYRYGEFDTCFGKWNALFDCLSLKTKKSSEVQVWRF